GAAATAGCGCCGATGATAGTGTGGGGTTTCCCATGTGAAAGTAGGACATTGCCAAGCTCCTAATTAGAGAAACCCGTTGCAGCAATGCAGCGGGTTTTTTGCTATGTGCGATTCAAAAGCTGTAGACAGAGCGGTGTTGTCTATTCATCGATGAAGCTGGGTTGGATGGTGGAATAGGCCTACGTTCTCTAAAAAGGCTCGTTTCACCTTGCGCAAAGTAAATGAACTCGCGTTGCTCGCTGTCTTTGTACTTTGCACTTAATTCATCCATGAATCTCATCGACATTCGTACCTCCATGTACATCAAACCCGTTGCAGCAATGCAGCGGGTTTTTGCTATGTGCGATTTAAAAAAGTTGTATAACTTTTCGATCCCAAAGCCCACACTACCGTCATCCCGCACTTGATGTGGGAACTGCTGACAGGCTACACGGCGAGTATAAATGGCACATCAATATTGCCTACATCCCCGTCATCCCGCACTTGATGCGGGAACTGGTGACAGGCCGCACCGTAAGCATGAGTTGCCCCGAGACCTGACAAGCATCATCAGACTCCAAACAAGAAAAGCCCAACTCGAAAGAGGCGGGCTTTTTGCGATGTGTAAATTAAAAAAGCTGTAAAGAGCTGTCCTGTCTATTCGCCCGTGAAGCTGGGTTGGATGGGGAATTGGTCAGCATCCACTAAAAAACTGCGCGTTTCATCTTGCGTAAGGCCGCGCTAAAGCACGGCTATACTTTGTCATTAGCTCAACTCTTTAATTGCTTCACTGAGTCCATCTAAGGTCAATGGAAACATACGGCCAGCCATCAGTTCATCGATAAGGCCAATTGAATGGTAGTAAGGCCAATGAGTCTTTGGTTGTGGGTTAAGCCAGGCGACTTTATCAAAATGCTGAGTGAGCCTTTGCAGCCACACTGAACCGGCTTCCTGATTCCAGTGCTCGACACTGCCGCCGGGGTAGGTGATCTCATAGGGGCCCATAGTGGCATCACCGACGAAGATCAGCCGATAATCCCGGCCAAAGCGATTGATCAGCTGATGGGTATCGAGCAAGGTATTATCCAGCCTGTCATTGTCCTGCCAGACATGTTCGTATACACAGTTATGGAAGTAGAAAAACTCAAGGTGTTTAAACTCGCTGTGCGCGGCGCTGAACAGCTCAAAGTAAATGAACTCGCGTTGCTCGCTGTCTTTGTACTTTGCACTTAATTCATCCATGAATCTCATCGACATTCGTACCTCCATGTACGTCAAACCCGTTGCAGCAATGCAGCGGGTTTTTGCTATGTGCGATTTAAAAAAGTTGTATAACTTTTCGATCCCAAAGCCCACACTACCGTCATCCCGCACTTGATGTGGGAACTGCTGACAGGCTACACGGCGAGTATAAATGGCACATCAATATTGCCTACATCCCCGTCATCCCGCACTTGATGCGGGAACTACTAACAGGCCACGCGGAGAGTATGAATGACACGTCGGCATAACCCACATCCCCGTCATCCCGCACTTGATGCGGGAACTGGTGACAGGCCGCACCGTAAGCATGAGTTGCCCCGAGACCTGACAAGCATCATCAGACTCCAAACAAGAAAAGCCCAACTCGAAAGAGGCGGGCTTTTTGCGATGTGTAAATTAAAAAAGCTGTAAAGAGCTGTCCTGTCTATTCGCCCGTGAAGCTGGGTTGGATGGGGAATTGGTCAGCATCCACTAAAAAACTGCGCGTTTCATCTTGCGTAAGGCCGCGCTAAAGCACGGCTATACTTTGTCATTAGCTCAACTCTTTAATTGCTTCACTGAGTCCATCTAAGGTCAATGGAAACATACGGCCAGCCATCAGTTCATCGATAAGGCCAATTGAATGGTAGTAAGGCCAATGAGTCTTTGGTTGTGGGTTAAGCCAGGCGACTTTATCAAAATGCTGAGTGAGCCTTTGCAGCCACACTGAACCGGCTTCCTGATTCCAGTGCTCGACACTGCCGCCGGGGTAGGTGATCTCATAGGGGCCCATAGTGGCATCACCGACGAAGATCAGCCGATAATCCCGGCCAAAGCGATTGATCAGCTGATGGGTATCGAGCAAGGTATTATCCAGCCTGTCATTGTCCTGCCAGACATGTTCGTATACACAGTTATGGAAGTAGAAAAACTCAAGGTGTTTAAACTCGCTGTGCGCGGCGCTGAACAGCTGCTCACAGATCTGAATATGATCATCCATAGAACCACCGATATCGAACAACATGATGACATTGACGGCGTTGTGTCGCTCAGGTGCCATCTTCACATCCAGCATACCACCTTGCTTAGCTGTAGCGCGGATGGTTTCATTCAGATCAAGTTGATCGCTGGCGCCACTGCGGGCAAATTTGCGCAATTGTTTGAGTGCCAGCTTGATAGTGCGGTTACTGATGTCGCTGTCGGCATCCAGGTTGCGATACTGACGTTTATCCCACACCTTGACGGCACGGCGGTGACGGCTGCCATCCTGACCAATTCGGACACCTTCTGGGTTATAACCATATGCCCCAAAAGGAGAAGTACCGCCAGTTCCTACCCATTTGTTGCCACCGGCATGACGCTTTTGCTGCTCGGCGAGCCGTTGCTTCAGGGTATCCAGCAGCTTGTCGAGTCCACCGAGCGCTTTAAGCTTGGCTTTTTCTTCTTCACTCAGGTGCTTTTCAAACTCTTTGCGCAGCCAGTCTTGTGGCAGGGCGTTTTGCTGTAACTGGCTGAACAGATCCAGAGATTCGACACCCTCAAAATAATCGGCAAAGGCGCGGTCAAATTTATCAAACTGGGTTTCATCTTTGACAAATATGGTTTTGGCGAGATGATAAAAACCGTCGATATCGGCGAAACACACGTCTTTATCCAATGCGTTGATGCAGTCCAGTAGCTCACGGAGGCTGGCTTTCACGCCATAGCGCCTGAGCGTGAATAAGAAGTCGATCAACATGATCAGCGCTTACCTAAAAAAGCCAGCTTCTCAAGCAAAGTGACGTCCTGCTCATTTTTCAGTAGTGCGCCAAACATGGGCATCAATCCACCTTTGTGGCTACGATCCTGAAGTGTCTGGGGATCTATGTCTTCTGCCAATAGCAGCTTGAGCCAGTCGAGCAGTTCACTGGTACTGGGTTTCTTTTTTAATCCAGCGACACTGCGTAGTTCAAAAAACACTTCCAGCGCGTGTTTCACTAAGCGCGGCTTAATCGCCGGGAAGTGGACATCAATGATTGCCTGCATTTCGTCTTTATCTGGGAAATCAATATAGTGGAAGAAACAACGGCGCAAAAATGCATCGGGCAGTTCTTTTTCGTTATTGGATGTGATGATCACAATAGGACGAACCTGTGCTTTTATCTGCTCACCGGTTTCATACACATGAAACTCCATGCGATCTAGCTCAAGTAACAGGTCATTCGGGAACTCAATGTCTGCTTTATCAATTTCATCGATCAGTAGCACCGGGCGTTTAGCCTGAGTAAAGGCCTGCCACAGCTTGCCCTGAATGATGTAATTACCAATATCATGTACGCGTGCGTCTCCCAGCTGACTGTCTCGCAGGCGCGATACTGCATCGTATTCATATAAGCCTTGCTGCGCCTTAGTGGTTGATTTGATGTGCCACTGAATGAGCTCAGTATCCAGGCTTTTGGCCAGCTCTTCAGCCAGCAGGGTTTTCCCTGTGCCGGGCTCCCCTTTGATCAGCAGTGGCTTTTCCAGGATCACTGCAGCGTTTACCGCTTGTTGCAGCGCCGGGCTGGCAATATAAGATTCGGTACCTTTAAACATAAACGTGTTAACTCTGGTCTGATGAGTAATAGAAGCCCAGTGTGCCACAGCGAAGATGGGCAGCGCAAATACACCTCACTGTGCCGGTCCCAGGTAATTAAATCGTGGCACTTGCTCACCGTCGATCTCGACGGTCTCACAGAACATACTGAGTGGGCGCACCCAATGATCATAGTTGCCGTACAGTGTCTGGTAGACCACCATGGCCTCTTCAGTTTCGCTATGGGTGGCAACGAACAGCACCTGATATTTTGGGCCTTTGTAATGTTGATAAATGCCGGGTTTGAGTTCTTTATTCACGGTTGTAGCTCCAATTAGGTATAATGCTTAGGTTTTAATAAATAGGTATCAGACATGAATTATATTGCGCTCGATGCGTTCAAGAAAGCCTGGGTGTTCCGTCATCAGGACTTGCCCATTGATGAGGCCGATCTGGCACGGATCAAGCCGATGACTGAGCAACGCGCGGCGGTGTTGTGGACCACTATGGTGAGTCGAGAGCAGGATCACCCTGACTTTTTTACGCCTCATGACTGGCCAGGCAAAGAAGAAAACTGGCACGAAAGCCTGGACTGGGAAGGCCCCTGGGAAGCTGGTGAAGCCACTTTGCCCGACACCATTTGTGATTTTCTCAACTGGGAAGATAACACCACAGTGTATTTTTGTATGTCACGGGAACTGATCATTGAAACCCAGTTTGATGTGTTTAAGCGTACCTGGCAGAACTTTATGTTTTTGGCCGATGGCAGCCTGTTGCTAGGCAAAAAACGTGATACCGCGGTGATGTTCAGTGAATCAGGGGAAGCCAGGCTCGGTAAGCGGCCTAAAAACCCTTAATCGTTCTTCGTTGCCTGTTGTCGGTTGCTTTCATGCGAGTGCGCTATATTTAACCGTGTGGTCGTGATATAACCTCTGTGTAAAGGAGGCATTTTGAACAGTCAAGATCACACCAAGCAGCAAAGCACGATATGGCAGGATGAGGCAACCCGGTTGGCGTATGCTGAGCTGGCTAACGTCTTTTATGCGCGTGAAATCCCCAGCTTGTCGACAGAGCCTGACATTGACCGGCTGCAAAGGCGTTTAAACAGCCTGCCTTACTACGTAGAGCGCGCAGCGACGCACATTGTGCTTGGTGAGGTGCCTCTGGAGCTTGATAGCCACAATGGCTGTTGGTTGGCTAAACAACGCAAATGTCCCGAGTGGCAAGCAGAAGAAGCGTCGGCTTTTTTCACTGCGCAGGCTGCCGTGGGGCTGGTTGTGCCGGTGCTGGTTGTGGACCTTGGCATAAGCTGTTTGTATTTAGATACGCTGGATCAGAGGCGCGACGGACGATGGCATTGTAACCAGTTTGGTTGGTTTGACTGTTCGGGCAAAGCACTCAGCAACAATGAGCAAGCCGATTTGCCAACAACCCGTTATTTACTCAAACCCAATAAAGCGTTAATGACCGCCGCCTGTTGTGGTCACCGCTGGCAATATCATAAAATACTGCCACCCAGAACGCTGGGCTTACGCGAAATGTTACTGGCCAGCAGTGTAAACTGGGCAAACGTGAGAAAAAAACAACAACGCAAGTAGTGCACATTGCCAGGTGCAATGCATGATCCTGTAAAGCAATTAAGGTAGCCCGAATGCGATATTTCCAACTTGCATTGCTATGCCTGTGTGCCTATACCCAATATAACTTGTGGTTTGGACACAATGGTCTTGAAGACTTTAGGCGTATCAAAACGGCGGTAGACAAACATCAGGCTGCCAATGCCGATCTGGCCAAACGTAATAAATTACTCAGAGCGGATATCGAAGATCTTAAGCTTGGACTCGAAGGGGTTGAAGAACGGGCACGCCATGAGCTGGGCATGATCAAACCGAATGAAACCTTTATCCGCGTACTGTCAAAGAAGCACGATGAATAAACCAATTACAATTGCAGCGGTTGTTCCTGCTGCTGGCGTGGGTGCCAGAATGGGACTGAATCACCCCAAGCAATACCTGAAAATTGGCGACAAAACGGTGCTTGAGCACACACTTGGTAAATTGGCTCAAGTACCACAGCTGACTAAACTGTATGTGGCCGTGAGTGAAACGGATGGCTACTTTGATGAATTGGACTTGAGTGGCCTTGCAGTCAGCCGGGTAACCGGGGGGCAGGAGCGATCCGATTCGGTGCTCAATGCCTTGCTGGCGATGCAAAGTACGCCGCCAGACTGGGTGCTGGTGCATGATGCTGCTCGACCACTGGTGGAAGTCAGCGACATCACCAACTTGATTGAGCAGTGCCTGACGCATCAGGAAGGTGGCATTTTGGCGAGTAAGGTCAAAGACACCATTAAACGTGGCACCAGCCACAGCGAAGAGACTGTGCCACGAGCAACATTATGGCAGGCGCTGACACCGCAGTTTTTCCCTTATCATCAATTGCTCAATGCGTTGCAACAGGCACAGCAAAATAACGCACAGATCACCGATGAGGCCTCAGCCGTTGAGCTGGCCGGGCAACCTGTTCGGTTAGTCAGTGGTCGCTCAGACAACATTAAAATTACCACACCAGAAGACTATGCACTGGCCAGTTTTCTGATGTCACAACAAAGCAAAGCGAGGTCATTATGATACGCATAGGTCACGGGTTTGATGTTCATAAGTTCGGTGGTGAAGGCCCGCTAACCATTTGTGGTGAGAAGATCCCCTACACGCAAGGGTTTATTGCACACTCCGACGGTGATGTGGCCATTCATGCTGTGTGTGATGCTTTGCTTGGCGCGCTGGCGCTGGGCGATATTGGTAAACACTTTCCCGATACGGCAGCTGAGTTTGAAAACATCGACAGCCGTATTTTGCTGCGCAGAGTGATGGAACAGGTCAGCGAACTGGGCTATCAGCTTGGTAATCTGGATGTCACTATCGTCGCACAGGCACCAAAAATGCGTCCGCACATTGATGCGATGCGCGCTAACCTGGCGGCAGATTGTCACGCTGATATGGACCAGATCAATGTGAAAGCCACCACCACGGAAAAACTGGGCTTTGAAGGGCGTAAAGAAGGGATCTCCAGCCATGCCGTGGTATTACTGATTAAGGTGGCTTAGCGTGAAAACCTGTGTATCTGCGCTTAACTACCTGTACGGTGAGCCGTTAGCGCGCGCTGAGTTTAAGTCTCAGCCTGAAGATTTTATGGTGGATGAGATCCTCGATATCGAATTTACCGGGGAAGGGGAGCATGTTTGCCTTCAGGTGGTTAAAAAAGGGGAGAACACAGCCTTTATTGCCCGTAAGCTGGCCGAATTTGCCGGTGTCGCGCCAAGAGATGTTAGCTATGGCGGACTCAAAGATCGTCACGGCGTATGTACTCAGTGGTTCAGTGTCCCGGTGCCAATCAAACAATCTTTGGATTTCAGTGAGCTGAACAGTGATAGCCTGTTTGTGGTGAAACAAGTGCGCCACAATCGAAAATTGCGCACCGGGTGTCACAAGGGTAATCGTTTTACCATTACATTACGTAATGTCAGTGAACCGTTGGATCTGTTGTCACGGGTCAATGCTGTGCGCCAGGGGGTACCGAACTACTTTGGTGAGCAGCGTTTTGGCCATGATGGTTACAACCTGGAAATGGCACAAAGGCTGTTTGAGGGAGAGCGGATCCGTGATAAAAAATTACGCGGCTTGGTGATCTCTGCTGCACGCTCACACATTTTTAATCAGCTGGTTTCAAGACGGGTCGCTGAGCATGGCCTGGCAAAAACCTGGCATCGTGAAGTTTTCATGCTCAGTGGCAGTAATGCGTTTTTTGAAGAAGGCATCAGTGATGCGCTGATTGTCCGGCTACTTGAAGCCGATATTGTGTTGTCAGCGCCGTTGCTGGGTAAAGGCGAAAAAGGCCTGACTGCACTTGAAATAGAATGGCTTAAACCCTTTTCCGACTGGTGGCAGGGGCTGGGCGCTTTGGGGCTTAAAAATGAGCGCCGCGCTCTACGGGTGATCCCCGAAAATCTCGTGGTGAAAACACTCGACGCGACGACCATTCAGCTTAGTTTTGATTTACCGAAAGGGTGTTATGCCACCGCAATACTGCGAGAGCTGGTGCATCATGAGGATGTCAGCCATCGCAATTATGATAAAAAAGGAAGCAACCAAGATGAAGATCCTGCTCAGTAATGATGATGGAGTACATGCTAAGGGAATAGAAGTACTGTACAAAGCGCTATGCGAAATTGCCGAGGTGGTGGTCATTGCGCCAGATCGCAATTGCAGCGGTGCAAGTAACTCGTTAACACTGATTAATCCACTGCGGGCAACCACGCTTGACAATGGCTTTGTGAGTGTCAATGGGACACCCACAGACTGTGTTCACCTTGGGGTTAACCAGTTGCTTGACGAAGCCCCCGATCTGGTGGTGGCCGGCATCAACAATGGGGCGAATTTGGGCGACGATACGCTTTACTCAGGAACGGTTGCTGCCGCGACAGAAGGTCGCCATCTGGGGTTACCTGCCATTGCTGTGTCTTTGTGTTCGAAGCGTGAAGCACATTATGAAACCGCTGCGGCTGTCACGGTGAAACTCATTAAGGCGCTGAAAAGTCATCCGCTGCCGAAAGATCAGATCATCAATATCAATGTGCCAGATATTCCCCTGTCTGAGCTCAAAGGCATGCAAGTGACTCGCCTGGGCGCACGACACAAAGCTGAAACCATGACTCGACAGTTGGATCCCTGGAACCGTGACGTGTACTGGTATGGCTCCCTGGGCCAGGAACTGGATGCGGGCGAAGGCACCGATTTTTATGCGATTAAGCAGGGGTATGCCGCCATTACTCCTCTGAAAGTAGATATGACAGCGCATGAGAGTCTGGATCCATTATCAAGCTGGATCGCTGAGCAGGAGTAAGCACATTGCTCAAGAACTACAAACGCAGCGCTGAGGCGCTGGTTACTACCCTGAGTCGTAATGGGATCAGTGACCCAGAGGTCTTGAACTGTCTGGAGATCACGCCTCGCCACTTGTTTGTCGACGCCGTATTGCAACATAAATCCTATGAAAATACGGCATTGCCCATCGGTCAGGGCCAGACTATTTCTCAGCCGCTAGTGGTTGCCAGAATGACGGAGCTGCTGCGCCAGGCCGGGGTACGCAAAAAAGTATTGGAGGTTGGTACTGGGTCCGGCTATCAAACTGCGGTGCTGGCCCAGCTGTTCGATGAGGTGTACAGCATAGAGCGGATCAAGGCACTGCAATGGCAGGCAAAACGTCGCTTGCATATGCTGGATTTATACAATGTTGCCATGAAGCATGGGGATGGCTGGCAGGGCTGGGCGTCGAAAGGCCCCTATGATGGTATCATTGTTACTGCAGCGGCAGCCCAAGTTCCGCAGGCGTTGTTAGAACAGCTGTCGGAAGGTGGCGTGATGGTTATTCCCGTGGGTGAGCAATACCAGGTGCTCACTGTATACCAAAGAAAAGGCCAGCAGTTTATCGAAAACAAACTGGCCGAGGTGCGTTTTGTGCCACTGATCCCAGGTGCGCTGAGCTAGAAGTCACAAAAAAGGCGAGAAAATCCATACGAGTATGCTAAAGTGGATGGTCGAATTAACAAGCGGAAAGTAATCAAGGCATGAATCGGGCGCGCATCAATATTTTATTGCTATTGTGCTATTTTCTGGCCGCATGTACGACGCCACATTCCCCCGCTCCGGTTGTGAATCTCTCCAAAGGTAAGACCAGTTATAAACAAAAAATTCAAATAAAAAATAATCAATATAAGGTTAAAAAAGGTGATACCTTATTTGCTATTGCTTTTAGTGCAAATAAGGATGTTAGAACTGTTGCCAAAATTAATAAAATTAAGCCTCCCTACACCATTTTCCCCGGTCAACTCATCTTATTAGAATATCCGAAAAAGAAGTATAAAGCGCCTAAAAAGCAGCCAGTAAAAACCGTAAAATTAACCGATAAAAAACAAAAAAATAACATTTCACCGAAAAAAGAGCTTGATCGACCTAAGCAACGAGAGTATGTTCAAAAGCAAGCCAGCGAAAAATCCAGTCATACCAAGCAGTTGTCAAATAATAAGGTACGATGGCGCTGGCCCGCAGTTGGTAAGGTGACCCGACGTTTTTCTGTCAAAGAAAACGGCTATAAGGGAATTCAGATTACAAATAAAAAGGGAACATCTGTTAAGGCTGCGGCAAATGGCGTTGTTGTATACGCAGGGAGTGCATTACGGGGATACGGCAATCTGATCATTCTGAAACACACAGATGATTACCTTAGCGCGTACGCCCACAATTCCAAATTGCTAGTAAGAGAGCAGCAGCAAGTTAAAGCCGGGCAAAAAATTGCCGAAATGGGAGATACAGACGCATCATCTGTTGCGTTGCGGTTTGAGATCCGTTACCGGGGACAAGCCGTAAATCCTAGCAGGTATTTGCCTAAATAATAGCCTATCGACGTAATGATGGAAGACTGTCACTTATTCGCTTGGGGGGATGCTTATGGCTCAAACAGCAAAATTGAATAGTAAAGTAAATCCAGAGTTGGACGAGAAGTTTGAAGATGTCTCAGTAGAGGAGCCCAAATCGGAGCTGCTGGAAGATATTGAGAATGATGAAGACCTTTTCGCCAAGGACGACAGCGTTAAGAATTTAGATGCAACTCAGTTGTATCTGGGAGAGATTGGCTTTTCGCCACTGCTTAGTGCAGAAGAAGAAGTTTACTTCGCACGTAAGGCCTTGAGAGGCTGCGAGGCGTCGCGCAAACGCATGATCGAAAGTAACCTGCGTCTGGTGGTTAAAATTGCGCGCCGTTACAACAATCGGGGTCTGGCACTGCTTGACCTGATTGAAGAAGGAAACTTAGGCCTTATCCGGGCTGTTGAGAAGTTCGATCCGGAGCGTGGTTTCCGCTTTTCTACCTACGCGACCTGGTGGATCCGTCAGACCATTGAACGGGCCATTATGAACCAGACCCGTACCATACGTTTACCTATCCACGTAGTCAAAGAGCTTAATGTGTATCTTCGTACAGCACGTGAGCTGACGCAAAAGCTGGACCATGAGCCGACCGCTGAGGAAATTGCAGAGTCACTCGACAGACCGGTTGAAGATGTCAGTAAGATGTTACGCTTGAACGAGAAAATCACTTCTGTGGATACACCCATTGGTGGTGATAATGACAAGGCATTGCTGGACATTATTGCAGATGAGCGTGGTTACGAGCCTGAAAGCGAAGTGCAGAACAAAGACATCAACCGCCATATTGTCGACTGGTTAGGTGAATTGAACCCGAAACAAAGAGAAGTGTTAGCCCGTCGCTTTGGGTTACTGGGTTACGAGCCATCGACACTGGAAGATGTAGGACGTGAGATTGGTTTAACACGTGAGCGTGTACGTCAAATTCAGGTAGAAGCACTGCGTCGCTTAAAAGACATTTTACAACACGAGGGGTTAAGCACCGACAGCTTGTTTGAACAAATGTAAGCACACTCGCAGCGCATTTTTTTATTGCCTTATTCCTGTGGCGCTGCTGAGCACACATCGTAGAGTCATTCCGTTGTTCGAATGACTCACGCATCTCCAAATTCCTTTGCTTTTTTCTACTTTTATTTCAATAACCCAATGATTATTATGCTTAAATAGAGCCTGGTGTTAATAATTTTTGGTATCTGTAAGCTGTAGGCTAAATGTCTAAACGATACTCACAAGTTTCAACTGGCTTCCGCAATTCGCGCTGAATACACCTTCCAGCTAGTCGTTACAGGGTTTGTGAACCGGCAACACTGAAAGCTTGTCTGAGCGCCGACTTCATAACCTGGACTGTCATCCCTTACTGGATAGGGCTGTCATACGGTACTCGATACGAACGTCACCCTGCACTCGATACGAATGTCATCCCGTACTTGATACGGGACCCACCAACAGGCAGCACAGCTGTTGATCTTGCACATCAATCTAGTAAGCCACACCGTCACTCGCAGGGCAATACCAGAACAAACAACTCCAAACACCCAACCACAAGGCATAAAAAAAGGGCTAAACCCTAAGGTTTAGCCCTCATTATAAAGCCTGGGGAATGTTGCTTATTGAGCCTGTGCGTTCAATGTAACGCCAGAGAAAGTTCTGTAAGCGTTAAGACCGAAGTACCAGGTACCCGCTTGTGGGTTAGTGAAAGTACAGGTCTCTGCATTACCACCTTTATAAGGACGGCAGTCATAGCTAGAGCTGGTCGGTGCACTACCTTGCTTAACGAACAGGTCAGCGTCGCCTGTACCACCAGAGATGGTTACAGTCAGGCTGCTCATGCCTGCAGGGACGTCTAGTGATTTCTGAACCCAGCCACCTGTGCTTGCAGACAGGTTAGACTCAGTCAAAGAAACCGGACCAGTAGAACCACCAGCTGTTTCAGCTTTCAGGCTAACACCGCTGTATGCAGAGTAACCGCGCATCATTACGTGGTAAGTACCAGTAGATGGGTTATCAATTGTACATACTTCGTTGTTACCACCTTCGTATGGACGACAGTCGTAAGTTGTCTGAGTCGGCTTAGCGTTTGCACGTACGTACAAGTCAGCATCACCGGTACCGCCACTCATAGTGAAGGTAACTTTGCTCACACCACTGGTGACGTCAAAAGTGTAGAATGTTTCGCTGCTTGCGCCGCCAGACAGGCCAGTTTTCGCTACGCCGTCTTCCAGCTCGTTGCCACCAGTACCGTTGTCGTTGCCAAGTGCTGCATCTACTGCTGCTGACGCATCGATGATACCAGTACCACAGCTAGTACAGGTTGCAGGGAAGCTGCGAGTTGTGCTTTTCAGGATGCTTTCTACTTCATCCGGCGTTGCAGATGGTTTAGCTTGCTTGATAAGCGCTGCTACACCCGCTACGTGAGGTGCCGCCATTGACGTACCTTGAGAATACGCATAGCTATCGCTTGAAGGTGTATTGCTGCCTGAGTTGTAAGTAGACAGAACACCTTCTGGATCATTAGCAAAGCTCTGTGCGCCACCTGGTGCTGCAACATCAATGTTTGCACCGTAGTTTGAGTAGTAAGCACGACCACCGTCACGACCTACAGACGCAACATTGATAACACCAGAACAGTTACCTGGGTTGTAGTTTGCAGAGTTGTCGTTGTCGTTACCTGCTGCAATAACAATTGTGGTGCCGTTTGCACGTGCTGTGTTGATTGCATTTTGAGTGGTAGAGCTACATGAACCGCTGCCACCTAAACTCATGTTAATAACGTCAGCTGGGTTAGCGTTTGCAGGCACGCCTGATACTGAACCACCTGATGCCCAGATGATAGCGTCAGCGATATCTGAAGTCAGACCACCACATTTACCAAGTACACGAACTGGTACGACTTTCGCGTCGTAAGCCACACCGGCAATACCTTCACCATTGTTAGATACCGCAGCCACAGTACCTGCTACGTGTGTCCCGTGCCAGCTTGAATCACGTGCACTGTGCGTATAACCACATTCGTTACGTGTAACCGCATCACCCGGGTCACGTGCATCGCTATCACGACCGCCACCATCGTTAGCAACAGACACATCTGAGATCATGTCATAACCTTGTAGCAGGTTAGCGCTCAGATCCGCGTGCGGACGGTAACCAGTATCCAGTACAGCAACAACTACGCCGCTACCGGTTGCTTTGTCCCACGCCGCTGGTGCGTTGATACCACCGTTTGCTTCAAAGTAGTGCCACTGATCAGAGTAACGTGGATCGTTAGGCGTTGCGAAAGGCTGTAGCATTTGGTCGATTTCGATGTATTCGATGTTGCCAGTTGCTGCCAATTCCTGCATCAGGCTTT
This genomic window from Pseudoalteromonas rubra contains:
- the rpoS gene encoding RNA polymerase sigma factor RpoS, giving the protein MAQTAKLNSKVNPELDEKFEDVSVEEPKSELLEDIENDEDLFAKDDSVKNLDATQLYLGEIGFSPLLSAEEEVYFARKALRGCEASRKRMIESNLRLVVKIARRYNNRGLALLDLIEEGNLGLIRAVEKFDPERGFRFSTYATWWIRQTIERAIMNQTRTIRLPIHVVKELNVYLRTARELTQKLDHEPTAEEIAESLDRPVEDVSKMLRLNEKITSVDTPIGGDNDKALLDIIADERGYEPESEVQNKDINRHIVDWLGELNPKQREVLARRFGLLGYEPSTLEDVGREIGLTRERVRQIQVEALRRLKDILQHEGLSTDSLFEQM
- a CDS encoding peptidoglycan DD-metalloendopeptidase family protein, with protein sequence MNRARINILLLLCYFLAACTTPHSPAPVVNLSKGKTSYKQKIQIKNNQYKVKKGDTLFAIAFSANKDVRTVAKINKIKPPYTIFPGQLILLEYPKKKYKAPKKQPVKTVKLTDKKQKNNISPKKELDRPKQREYVQKQASEKSSHTKQLSNNKVRWRWPAVGKVTRRFSVKENGYKGIQITNKKGTSVKAAANGVVVYAGSALRGYGNLIILKHTDDYLSAYAHNSKLLVREQQQVKAGQKIAEMGDTDASSVALRFEIRYRGQAVNPSRYLPK
- the surE gene encoding 5'/3'-nucleotidase SurE, translating into MKILLSNDDGVHAKGIEVLYKALCEIAEVVVIAPDRNCSGASNSLTLINPLRATTLDNGFVSVNGTPTDCVHLGVNQLLDEAPDLVVAGINNGANLGDDTLYSGTVAAATEGRHLGLPAIAVSLCSKREAHYETAAAVTVKLIKALKSHPLPKDQIININVPDIPLSELKGMQVTRLGARHKAETMTRQLDPWNRDVYWYGSLGQELDAGEGTDFYAIKQGYAAITPLKVDMTAHESLDPLSSWIAEQE
- a CDS encoding protein-L-isoaspartate(D-aspartate) O-methyltransferase; protein product: MLKNYKRSAEALVTTLSRNGISDPEVLNCLEITPRHLFVDAVLQHKSYENTALPIGQGQTISQPLVVARMTELLRQAGVRKKVLEVGTGSGYQTAVLAQLFDEVYSIERIKALQWQAKRRLHMLDLYNVAMKHGDGWQGWASKGPYDGIIVTAAAAQVPQALLEQLSEGGVMVIPVGEQYQVLTVYQRKGQQFIENKLAEVRFVPLIPGALS
- a CDS encoding S8 family peptidase, with protein sequence MTTRNLKIGAVALAMTGMFAATNAMANNFEALNNSVSMAQLSQKMESQNTAGTQFIIKYKDNSSQLMSVAGADMSPAMMNSRAQSFVKNFKSKKKSSLQTKYVRKMALSNHHVMRVDKKLSAAEAQSLMQELAATGNIEYIEIDQMLQPFATPNDPRYSDQWHYFEANGGINAPAAWDKATGSGVVVAVLDTGYRPHADLSANLLQGYDMISDVSVANDGGGRDSDARDPGDAVTRNECGYTHSARDSSWHGTHVAGTVAAVSNNGEGIAGVAYDAKVVPVRVLGKCGGLTSDIADAIIWASGGSVSGVPANANPADVINMSLGGSGSCSSTTQNAINTARANGTTIVIAAGNDNDNSANYNPGNCSGVINVASVGRDGGRAYYSNYGANIDVAAPGGAQSFANDPEGVLSTYNSGSNTPSSDSYAYSQGTSMAAPHVAGVAALIKQAKPSATPDEVESILKSTTRSFPATCTSCGTGIIDASAAVDAALGNDNGTGGNELEDGVAKTGLSGGASSETFYTFDVTSGVSKVTFTMSGGTGDADLYVRANAKPTQTTYDCRPYEGGNNEVCTIDNPSTGTYHVMMRGYSAYSGVSLKAETAGGSTGPVSLTESNLSASTGGWVQKSLDVPAGMSSLTVTISGGTGDADLFVKQGSAPTSSSYDCRPYKGGNAETCTFTNPQAGTWYFGLNAYRTFSGVTLNAQAQ